Proteins found in one Coffea eugenioides isolate CCC68of chromosome 5, Ceug_1.0, whole genome shotgun sequence genomic segment:
- the LOC113769902 gene encoding uncharacterized protein LOC113769902, producing the protein MGYAVVSGGFIRSSNQPTTRTRFPTTTLSHPISLAPSGNTTSSSITTSYESLKIKKSKPRISALAEVSSFTSDPARAVVTWQIVVGALAGITPFMVAGIEFGKRIVKQRQCGECKGSGLVLRTDQQYIRCPACGGWLPWQSWRRFFTG; encoded by the exons ATGGGGTATGCAGTCGTTAGCGGCGGCTTTATACGAAGCTCAAATCAACCCACCACCAGAACCAGATTCCCCACCACAACACTTTCCCATCCAATATCTCTGGCTCCCAGTGGGAACACTACTAGTAGTAGTATTACTACAAGTTATGAATCtctcaaaatcaagaaatcaaagCCAAGAATATCCGCCCTGGCCGAGGTTTCCAGTTTCACTTCTGACCCTGCCCGGGCTGTGGTCACATGGCAAATTGTTGTTGGTGCTTTAG CTGGAATTACACCTTTTATGGTTGCTGGAATTGAGTTCGGCAAAAGAATT GTGAAACAGAGGCAATGTGGAGAATGTAAAGGGTCAGGTCTAGTTCTCCGGACTGACCAACAATACATCCGTTGTCCTGCCTGTG GTGGATGGCTACCATGGCAGTCTTGGAGAAGATTCTTCACGGGTTAA